A section of the Deinococcus gobiensis I-0 genome encodes:
- a CDS encoding AAA family ATPase, translating into MTSTDTTGAEQPQLFMFAGPNGSGKSTITTPMLADLPGEYINADDIARAWRDEIPDPLERNRQAARLADRQRQLALREGRSLVFETVMSTPEKVALLTQAKALGYQTTLIFVTTSDATFNVRRVQQRVILGGHDVEPDTIRRRYEGAMTLLAAAVEHADQAVVIDNSGTEPQRVAQKFDEQLELLAPIPAWVTQRLDQPWAARQASRRTLRELAGTPRFHTADAREGQQYSGVLVGRTAWHLLQRTAQGLVLHDLSLCLVPPVEEGEPLTLRYHYERGKLSRTP; encoded by the coding sequence ATGACGAGCACGGACACCACTGGGGCTGAACAGCCCCAGCTTTTTATGTTCGCTGGCCCCAACGGGTCAGGGAAATCCACCATCACGACCCCCATGCTGGCCGATCTCCCTGGGGAGTACATCAACGCCGACGACATCGCCCGCGCCTGGAGGGACGAGATTCCAGATCCCCTGGAGCGCAATCGTCAGGCCGCGCGTCTGGCCGATCGGCAACGGCAGCTCGCCTTACGCGAGGGTCGGTCCCTGGTCTTCGAGACCGTCATGAGTACGCCGGAAAAAGTCGCCCTGCTCACCCAGGCCAAGGCCCTTGGCTATCAGACCACGTTGATCTTCGTCACCACCTCCGATGCGACCTTCAACGTCCGCCGCGTCCAGCAACGGGTCATCCTTGGGGGCCACGATGTCGAACCGGACACAATTCGGCGACGGTACGAAGGCGCGATGACGCTGCTCGCCGCCGCCGTCGAACATGCCGACCAGGCCGTCGTCATCGACAACTCTGGGACGGAACCACAGCGGGTGGCTCAGAAGTTCGACGAGCAGCTTGAACTTCTCGCGCCCATCCCCGCCTGGGTCACGCAGCGACTGGATCAGCCATGGGCTGCCCGGCAGGCCTCGCGACGAACGCTTCGGGAGCTTGCCGGCACCCCTCGCTTCCACACCGCAGATGCGCGGGAGGGCCAACAGTATTCCGGCGTCCTTGTGGGGCGTACGGCGTGGCATCTGCTGCAACGCACGGCGCAAGGCCTCGTCCTTCATGACCTCAGTCTGTGCCTTGTGCCTCCTGTTGAGGAGGGGGAGCCGCTGACCCTGCGGTATCACTACGAGCGCGGGAAGCTCAGTCGTACCCCTTGA
- a CDS encoding Fic family protein has protein sequence MGHLSSDGRPFTPAELSALERAAVHLSLASLPVPPLALDVPLLQRWHVLLSAGLPQLRPGQLRHTDITFGSFFGTAPALIPTHLQTLIQVHQVQWTDLTLGSTDDEVLEHATWVHAELLRIHPFWDGNGRLARHLQQWLCWQGGLPAPHYQHRPSYLAGLNRYHHTRDLTLLMDVTRQALASTS, from the coding sequence ATGGGACATCTGAGCAGCGACGGTCGGCCCTTCACTCCCGCTGAGCTGAGTGCGCTCGAACGCGCCGCCGTTCACCTCAGCCTCGCCAGCCTTCCCGTTCCACCCCTTGCCCTCGACGTGCCACTGCTCCAACGGTGGCACGTTCTTTTGAGTGCCGGCCTTCCGCAACTCCGTCCCGGCCAACTCCGACACACCGACATCACCTTCGGGTCGTTTTTCGGCACCGCGCCCGCCCTCATCCCCACCCATCTCCAGACGCTGATCCAGGTCCATCAGGTGCAATGGACCGACCTCACCCTGGGCAGCACGGACGACGAGGTGCTCGAACACGCGACCTGGGTGCATGCCGAACTCCTGCGCATTCACCCCTTCTGGGATGGCAACGGCCGTCTCGCCCGGCACCTGCAGCAGTGGCTGTGCTGGCAGGGAGGACTCCCCGCGCCGCACTACCAGCACCGCCCCTCCTACCTCGCTGGGCTCAACCGCTATCACCACACCCGCGACCTGACCCTACTCATGGACGTCACCCGACAAGCACTCGCCTCCACTTCCTGA
- a CDS encoding HU family DNA-binding protein — protein sequence MGMTKSAKKAAPTSVEKAAPKTKAAPAQKATPAEKNKLAKAELTDQIAEHTNLSRKQASEAFDATVEVMLDALKSGKSVGLPGLGTLSVKETAARTGVRPGTSEKIQIPAGKKIAFKVAAGLKDSL from the coding sequence ATGGGCATGACCAAATCCGCAAAGAAGGCTGCCCCAACTTCAGTCGAGAAGGCCGCCCCCAAGACGAAAGCCGCTCCGGCACAGAAGGCTACCCCTGCCGAAAAGAACAAGCTCGCCAAAGCCGAACTCACCGACCAGATCGCCGAGCATACCAACCTCTCCCGCAAGCAGGCCAGCGAGGCCTTCGACGCGACGGTCGAGGTCATGCTCGACGCCCTCAAGAGCGGCAAGAGCGTCGGCCTCCCCGGTCTCGGCACCCTGAGCGTCAAAGAGACCGCCGCCCGCACCGGTGTGCGCCCTGGAACCAGTGAGAAGATTCAGATCCCCGCCGGGAAGAAGATCGCCTTCAAAGTCGCTGCCGGCCTCAAAGACAGCCTCTAA
- the ssb gene encoding single-stranded DNA-binding protein, protein MNKFFVIAALGTIPELRYTPSGTAVLDLLLAGERHIVGHDGQERRLPFYIRAEAMGKIAENLNERNYQQGDVLLIDGTAEYAEWNDRNIENAKATTVRLKPIGTVRKLEGAFQVTQDNGNNTRLMGGVNRVELVGNLAADVEVNDTPNGSVATLRLAVNEKYKTREGQMVEKTHWFRVSVWREQAEAMRGVKKGTAVYVQGALSDDDWKDDQGRDRRSKIIEAESVAVVAPFSGSARPQSQPARAPTRSAQNGPARPTQQQRAPSPQGVTGPDLPPEEQDLPF, encoded by the coding sequence ATGAACAAGTTCTTCGTCATCGCAGCCCTCGGCACTATCCCCGAACTCCGCTACACCCCCTCCGGCACCGCTGTCCTCGACCTGCTCCTCGCGGGCGAACGTCACATCGTGGGTCACGACGGTCAGGAACGCCGCCTCCCCTTCTACATCCGGGCCGAAGCGATGGGCAAGATCGCCGAGAACCTCAACGAGCGCAACTACCAGCAGGGCGACGTGCTGCTGATCGACGGCACCGCCGAGTACGCGGAATGGAACGACCGCAACATCGAAAATGCGAAGGCCACGACCGTCCGCCTCAAGCCCATCGGTACGGTGCGCAAGCTCGAAGGCGCGTTCCAGGTCACCCAGGACAACGGCAACAACACCCGACTGATGGGCGGGGTCAACCGCGTGGAGTTGGTGGGCAACCTGGCCGCCGACGTGGAGGTAAATGACACCCCCAATGGCTCGGTCGCCACCCTGCGCCTGGCGGTCAACGAGAAGTACAAGACCCGTGAGGGCCAGATGGTGGAGAAGACGCACTGGTTCCGGGTGTCGGTCTGGCGTGAACAGGCCGAAGCGATGCGCGGGGTCAAGAAGGGCACGGCCGTGTACGTCCAGGGTGCGCTGAGCGACGACGACTGGAAGGACGACCAGGGCCGTGATCGCCGGAGCAAGATCATCGAAGCGGAGTCGGTGGCCGTGGTTGCTCCCTTCAGCGGTTCGGCGCGGCCCCAGAGTCAGCCCGCGCGTGCGCCCACCCGGTCGGCGCAGAACGGTCCGGCGCGTCCCACCCAGCAGCAGCGCGCGCCGTCGCCCCAGGGGGTAACCGGCCCGGACCTGCCGCCCGAAGAACAAGACCTGCCGTTCTGA
- a CDS encoding DUF4326 domain-containing protein, which produces MLPLDPRPNFPVLGRITYTHELPADRRPPSRYGGAVPPRIGRIRLANVKTLQLEAGEQAIYIGRGRAPNGMEHAHLGNPFRVSDGYAQGEAAAAYLDHLRRQVRAHGPERATILELARRLAAGDQLVICCFCSPGPCHGEHVLAAIQGYARQRGWTGR; this is translated from the coding sequence ATGCTGCCCCTCGACCCGCGCCCCAACTTCCCCGTGCTCGGCCGCATCACCTACACCCACGAACTGCCGGCAGATCGGCGGCCCCCCAGCCGCTATGGTGGCGCCGTGCCCCCCCGGATCGGCCGGATTCGTTTGGCGAATGTCAAGACCCTCCAGCTGGAGGCCGGCGAGCAGGCCATCTACATCGGCCGGGGCCGGGCGCCGAACGGCATGGAGCACGCGCACCTGGGCAACCCCTTCCGGGTGAGCGACGGGTACGCCCAGGGCGAGGCGGCGGCCGCTTATCTGGACCACCTGCGCCGCCAGGTCAGAGCCCACGGGCCGGAACGGGCGACCATCCTCGAGCTCGCCCGGCGCCTCGCAGCTGGGGACCAGCTCGTGATCTGTTGTTTCTGCTCCCCCGGCCCCTGCCACGGCGAACACGTCCTGGCCGCGATTCAAGGCTACGCCAGGCAACGCGGCTGGACGGGACGCTGA
- a CDS encoding nitrilase-related carbon-nitrogen hydrolase translates to MNVSANRRTLGAWGLGVVIALLAFSPWPLLCVLPLLAAPGLLRGLSPLQSTLALTGLHAPLMVGVYATALPLLPAGLLGIGLVIIAPVVLHLLFAFPIAWLLQGSRNPWRWALAAITLDQLLMLPVLGLLGDPATPSVFMTAPMWLLGPGTGTMLLLLAGAALVTAPRWALLPLAVLGLAWSWRPGPSAPPILVAAAQRGDTRVREISDVPPTLARSEEAQWFPLLQGVDAALVVLPENATAVRQTLAQVRRPFPPNVLYGGVSYTALAAHNSVLAGGRVLRSKRELVPLTERPWLTADQNPLRPVQLAGHQLGVLICVEGLFAPAAARLARQGAEILVVPASTKAFHAARFQDIAARAAASSAGLPLILASEAGGSVIVDPHGHVLSRAAWGQPQVIRAPISPGRPTLYAWTAPAWPVVLSILLLVLARPHLSGRSQRSRAPGNSAARNSARSALPGGQPEPAAR, encoded by the coding sequence GTGAACGTCTCCGCTAACCGGCGCACCCTTGGAGCCTGGGGGCTGGGGGTGGTCATCGCCCTGCTGGCCTTCAGCCCCTGGCCTCTCTTGTGCGTGCTGCCCCTGCTCGCCGCCCCAGGGTTGCTCCGGGGCCTTTCACCCCTCCAGAGCACTCTGGCGTTGACGGGCCTGCACGCGCCCCTGATGGTCGGGGTGTACGCGACCGCCCTTCCCCTGCTCCCCGCAGGCCTGCTGGGGATCGGACTCGTGATCATCGCCCCGGTGGTCCTGCACCTCCTGTTCGCCTTCCCGATCGCATGGCTCCTGCAGGGCAGCCGGAATCCCTGGCGGTGGGCACTCGCCGCGATCACCCTCGACCAGCTGCTCATGCTGCCCGTCCTCGGGCTCCTGGGGGACCCAGCCACACCGAGCGTCTTCATGACGGCCCCCATGTGGCTCCTCGGGCCGGGAACTGGAACGATGCTCCTGCTCCTTGCCGGTGCAGCCCTTGTGACGGCCCCCCGCTGGGCCCTCCTGCCCCTGGCCGTCCTGGGACTGGCTTGGAGTTGGAGACCAGGTCCGTCCGCCCCTCCGATTCTGGTGGCCGCTGCCCAACGGGGCGATACACGGGTCCGGGAGATCAGCGACGTGCCGCCCACACTCGCGCGGTCCGAGGAAGCCCAGTGGTTCCCCCTTCTCCAAGGTGTCGACGCAGCCCTCGTCGTTCTCCCGGAAAACGCGACGGCCGTCCGGCAAACCCTCGCTCAGGTACGCCGGCCCTTCCCGCCAAACGTTCTCTACGGTGGCGTCTCCTACACCGCGCTCGCCGCCCACAACAGTGTCCTCGCGGGTGGCCGAGTCCTGCGCAGCAAACGGGAGCTGGTCCCCCTCACCGAGCGCCCCTGGTTGACCGCCGACCAGAACCCACTTCGCCCGGTGCAGCTCGCCGGACACCAGTTGGGCGTCCTGATCTGTGTCGAAGGCCTGTTCGCCCCTGCCGCCGCTCGACTCGCCCGGCAAGGCGCGGAGATCCTCGTCGTTCCCGCCTCCACCAAGGCCTTCCACGCCGCGCGCTTTCAGGACATCGCGGCACGTGCGGCTGCCAGCAGTGCCGGACTGCCCCTCATTCTCGCCTCTGAGGCCGGGGGCAGCGTCATCGTCGATCCGCACGGCCACGTCCTGAGCCGGGCCGCCTGGGGACAGCCGCAAGTCATCCGCGCGCCGATCTCCCCTGGCCGTCCCACCCTCTATGCCTGGACCGCACCCGCCTGGCCGGTCGTCCTGTCCATCCTCCTGCTCGTTCTCGCACGGCCACACCTTTCTGGAAGAAGTCAGCGCTCGAGGGCCCCTGGAAACAGCGCCGCCCGGAACAGTGCGAGGTCCGCCCTGCCGGGTGGACAACCAGAACCGGCCGCACGCTGA
- a CDS encoding LysR family transcriptional regulator yields MRLDPDYLVTFSVVAEYGNISRAAEALRLSQPAVSGQLKTLQDVVGERLYTRTAYGVTLTDAGHDLLRYARVIATTLSGAAEYLATRQVHSRPLRLGLSWTLSTYAVQVASYAHREGHQVRIISGHSASLIEALALDQLDAALIVHPRTSLPPAFSVHPFSSEELCLLVPAGHELEQRGSTPLLAAAQEVFVWPMVGSTVVRHAEQLLNDATVMPDLQFELGSLTAVREALVRGIGVTILPPGVARPEIDAGQVTPVLIEALNVTVSYVVVTPSDVIGRAESRRLLDLVLHSKRPPRE; encoded by the coding sequence ATGCGCTTGGACCCGGACTACCTGGTGACCTTCAGTGTGGTTGCTGAGTATGGCAATATCAGCCGCGCGGCCGAAGCACTTCGCCTCAGTCAACCCGCCGTCAGTGGCCAGCTCAAAACCCTACAGGACGTCGTGGGCGAGCGGCTCTACACCCGGACCGCCTACGGGGTCACCCTGACTGATGCGGGGCACGACCTCCTGCGGTACGCCCGGGTCATTGCCACCACACTTTCAGGGGCAGCTGAATATCTCGCGACCCGACAGGTCCACAGCCGGCCTTTGCGACTCGGCCTCTCCTGGACGCTCAGTACCTACGCAGTTCAGGTGGCCTCGTATGCCCACCGTGAAGGGCACCAAGTTCGCATCATCAGCGGACATTCCGCGAGCCTCATCGAGGCGCTCGCTTTGGATCAATTGGATGCCGCTTTGATCGTCCATCCGCGCACCTCCCTTCCTCCCGCGTTCAGTGTCCACCCATTCAGTTCCGAAGAACTCTGCCTGCTGGTACCGGCCGGGCATGAGCTGGAGCAACGCGGATCTACGCCCCTCCTGGCCGCTGCGCAAGAAGTCTTCGTGTGGCCGATGGTAGGCAGCACCGTAGTTCGCCATGCCGAGCAGTTGCTGAACGATGCCACTGTCATGCCAGATCTGCAGTTCGAGCTCGGCAGCCTCACCGCCGTTCGGGAGGCATTGGTGCGCGGGATAGGCGTCACGATTCTGCCCCCAGGGGTGGCGCGGCCGGAGATTGATGCGGGGCAGGTCACCCCAGTGCTGATTGAGGCGTTGAACGTGACCGTCTCATACGTGGTCGTCACTCCGAGTGACGTGATCGGTCGGGCTGAATCGCGCCGTCTTCTGGACCTGGTGCTGCACTCCAAGCGGCCCCCCCGGGAGTAA
- a CDS encoding sulfurtransferase: MSLSPRSYTHDVLVNTMWLTQHHLDPDIRVLEASEDGALYDTGHVPGALRLDSRRDLWHPVIRDFIAPEAFASLMSRLGITPETTVVLYGDKSNWWATYAFWVLRYNGHQHLKLVNGGRQKLIADGFDLSREAPEVTPTTYPVGKRDERLRIYRDEVRQRLHLVHEGTGALVDVRSPDEYAGTVTHMPDYPQEGVLRGGHIPGAVNVPWAMAVRYDGTFKPAEQLQRLYEAAGIHPSQQVVTYCRIAERSSHTWFVLTQLLGYPEVTNYDGSWTEWGNAVGVPIEKSPHP, encoded by the coding sequence ATGAGCCTATCTCCCCGCTCCTACACGCACGACGTCCTCGTGAACACGATGTGGCTGACTCAACATCATCTGGACCCGGATATCCGGGTGCTGGAGGCCAGTGAGGACGGGGCGCTGTACGACACAGGCCATGTTCCTGGCGCTCTGCGGCTCGATAGCCGGCGGGACTTGTGGCACCCGGTCATTCGTGACTTCATTGCTCCGGAAGCCTTCGCCAGTCTGATGAGTCGTTTGGGGATCACCCCTGAAACGACGGTCGTGCTGTACGGTGATAAGAGCAACTGGTGGGCGACTTACGCCTTCTGGGTTCTGCGCTACAACGGCCACCAGCACTTGAAACTCGTCAATGGTGGCCGACAGAAGCTCATTGCGGATGGTTTCGACCTGAGCCGTGAAGCACCGGAGGTCACACCGACCACCTACCCGGTGGGGAAGCGCGACGAGCGACTGCGTATCTACAGAGACGAGGTCCGCCAACGTCTCCACCTGGTACACGAAGGGACCGGGGCGCTGGTGGATGTCCGTAGCCCGGACGAATATGCCGGGACGGTGACCCATATGCCTGACTACCCGCAGGAGGGCGTGCTGCGTGGTGGACACATTCCAGGAGCGGTCAACGTCCCCTGGGCGATGGCCGTTCGGTACGATGGCACGTTTAAACCCGCAGAGCAGCTACAGCGGTTATATGAGGCGGCTGGAATCCATCCATCGCAGCAAGTCGTGACGTATTGCCGAATCGCCGAACGGAGCAGTCACACCTGGTTTGTGCTCACCCAGCTGCTCGGCTATCCGGAGGTCACAAATTACGACGGCAGCTGGACTGAATGGGGAAATGCTGTCGGCGTCCCGATCGAGAAGAGTCCCCACCCTTAA
- a CDS encoding helix-turn-helix domain-containing protein — protein sequence MQLHERFRTLRADTGFRLKDLALQCDLSVPYLSDLERGRTQPSLQTLEALARAYHLTVQQLLSGVDGYGAATTTDSLPSGLAALVADPVLGAGLTPEWIQTLSRIELRGKRPRDKEAWYEIWRHLRRVMV from the coding sequence ATGCAGCTGCACGAACGCTTCCGTACCCTTCGCGCCGACACCGGCTTTCGCCTCAAGGACCTTGCCCTCCAGTGCGACCTCAGCGTCCCTTACCTGAGTGACTTGGAGCGCGGCCGCACGCAACCCAGTCTCCAGACACTCGAAGCCCTGGCGCGCGCTTATCACCTCACCGTACAGCAACTCCTCAGCGGCGTCGACGGCTATGGTGCCGCCACCACGACCGACAGTCTCCCCTCTGGTCTCGCGGCCCTCGTCGCCGATCCGGTTCTGGGTGCTGGGCTCACCCCTGAATGGATTCAGACGCTTTCCCGCATCGAACTCCGCGGCAAACGTCCCCGCGATAAGGAAGCGTGGTACGAGATCTGGCGTCACCTCCGGCGGGTGATGGTCTGA
- the nucS gene encoding endonuclease NucS: MIRQQLLTPSPEDLANFLNRHTRSRDCLVQVAGLAEVTYQGRAASTADVGTYLMVIKQDGSLQIHHPTGIKPMNWQPKTDSITARVDEDVCMLLASRRSPEELVQVVFLEPQVALALELAQAGGFVLRGSEAEMQQTLAEHPELIEPGLRVLNRELMVESGGIDLYARDAQGRYVVVELKRGRATQHAVSQLARYVRSVEGKLPARAVVRGILAAPSITTPARLELEDRGLEFREVSALPQATAAAGGPGAQPSLFD; encoded by the coding sequence ATGATTCGTCAGCAGCTGCTCACGCCGTCCCCGGAAGACCTCGCGAACTTCCTCAATCGACACACGCGCTCGCGGGATTGCCTCGTGCAGGTGGCTGGTCTTGCCGAGGTGACGTACCAGGGACGAGCCGCCAGCACGGCCGACGTAGGGACCTACCTCATGGTCATCAAGCAGGACGGCAGCCTACAGATCCATCACCCGACAGGCATCAAGCCGATGAACTGGCAACCGAAGACGGATAGCATCACCGCGCGGGTGGATGAGGATGTCTGCATGCTCCTGGCCTCGCGGCGGAGTCCGGAGGAGTTGGTGCAGGTGGTGTTCCTGGAACCGCAGGTCGCCCTCGCGTTAGAACTGGCGCAGGCGGGCGGCTTCGTGTTGCGAGGATCGGAGGCGGAGATGCAGCAGACCCTCGCCGAACATCCTGAGCTGATCGAGCCAGGGTTACGGGTGCTGAACCGGGAACTGATGGTGGAGTCGGGCGGCATTGATCTCTACGCCCGGGATGCCCAGGGGCGGTATGTGGTGGTGGAACTCAAGCGGGGCCGCGCCACGCAGCACGCAGTGTCTCAGCTGGCGCGGTACGTGAGGTCGGTGGAAGGCAAGCTCCCCGCGAGGGCGGTGGTGCGGGGCATCCTGGCGGCGCCCTCGATCACGACGCCGGCCCGGTTGGAACTGGAGGACCGGGGGCTCGAATTTCGGGAGGTGTCCGCGTTGCCCCAGGCGACGGCCGCAGCGGGTGGACCTGGAGCACAGCCCTCGCTCTTCGATTGA